The region GATGTACCGCTTGAATAATACGACCATCTGCGTGAGCAGCAGCAATGACATCAGTTAAGTAGTACTCACCTTGAGCGTTATTATTTTTTAGCCCAGATAACCAACGTTGCAGATCTCCCCCCGTAGCAACCATCACACCAGTGTTGATCTCACGAATGGCTTTTTGCTCTTCACTCGCATCTTTCTGCTCAACAATAGCAACAACAGAGTCCTTCTCACGAACAATACGTCCATAACCTGTTGGGTTATCCATTACTACTGTAAGTAAAGCAATACCACCTTCAGGTTGAGCTTCAAGCAAGCTTTCTAACGTTTCTTCAGAGATAAGAGGAACGTCTCCATACAGAATCAACACTTTCTCATCTTGTTCAAAATAAGGAGCAGCTTGATTTACCGCATGACCGGTACCCAATTGTTCAGCTTGTAACACCCAGTTTACTGACTCATCAGCCAGTGTTTTCTGCATCAGTTCACCACCATGACCGTAAACCAGATGAATATTGTCTACACCAATACCACCACATGTATCGATCACATGTTTAACCATCGGTTTGCCAGCCAAAGTATGAAGAACTTTCGGTAAGGCAGAGTGCATCCGTGTGCCCTTACCTGCGGCAAGAATTACTGCGCTGAATTTCATGAGTTACCTATGACGTTTTTTAAATAGAGAATGGCAGACATTCTAACGACTGATTGATGAAGAGTTAATTTTTTGTCGTCAATTTTCATTAAAAAATAAAACAAAAAGGCGACTCGAAAGTCGCCTTTTAGATACCAAACGCTATTAATCAAAAATTAACGACGTTTTTTGGTCAGTTCGATTACTCGTAGCTGAGCCATGGCTTTAGCCAGTTCACTGGCCGCTTGAGCGAAGTCCATGTCTCCATGCTGATTTTGGATATGTTCCTCAGCACGTTGTTTGGCTTCTTCCGCCTTCGCTGCATCAAGGTCTTCACCACGAATTGCAGTATCAGCAAGTACAGTAGCTATACCAGGCTGAACTTCTACAATACCACCAGAAACATAAATGATTTCTTCGTGGCCGTGGAGTTTAACAATGCGCACCATACCAGGCTTGATAGCGGTCAGCAGCGGTGTGTGGCCATGGAAAATACCAAGCTCACCCTCGCTACCGGTCACCTGAAATGTTTCAACTAGACCAGAGAAGATTTTCTTCTCTGCACTAACAACATCCAGATGAAAGGTTATTGCTGCCATAACGCCTCCTAATTAGCCTTACATTTTCTTCGCTTTAGCTACAGCATCTTCGATCGTGCCGCAGTACATGAAGGCTTGCTCAGGGATATCATCGTAATCACCATTTAGCAGACCTTTAAAGCCACTTAGAGTGTCTTTAAGTGATACGTAAATACCAGGGTCGCCAGTGAAAACTTCCGCTACGTGATATGGTTGAGTCAAGAAACGTTCAATCTTACGAGCACGTGCTACCACTTGCTTGTCGTCTTCTGACAATTCATCCATACCAAGAATCGCGATGATATCTTTCAGCTCTTTATAACGTTGCAGTGTCTGTTGAACGCCACGAGCGATGTCGTAGTGTTCTTGACCAACAACCAATGGGTCCAACTGACGAGAAGTTGAATCCAATGGGTCGATTGCTGGGTACAGACCCATAGATGCGATGTTACGGTTAAGTACCACTGTTGCATCCAAGTGAGCAAACGTTGTTGCTGGTGATGGGTCAGTCAAGTCATCCGCAGGTACGTATACCGCTTGAACAGATGTGATAGAACCCGTCTTAGTCGATGTAATACGTTCTTGAAGAACACCCATCTCTTCAGCCAGTGTAGGTTGGTAACCTACAGCAGAAGGCATACGACCTAGCAGTGCAGATACTTCTG is a window of Vibrio porteresiae DSM 19223 DNA encoding:
- a CDS encoding F0F1 ATP synthase subunit epsilon, whose translation is MAAITFHLDVVSAEKKIFSGLVETFQVTGSEGELGIFHGHTPLLTAIKPGMVRIVKLHGHEEIIYVSGGIVEVQPGIATVLADTAIRGEDLDAAKAEEAKQRAEEHIQNQHGDMDFAQAASELAKAMAQLRVIELTKKRR